Proteins encoded by one window of Salirhabdus salicampi:
- a CDS encoding FadR/GntR family transcriptional regulator, with product MFANEKRKVYQDVLEQIRQYIDKYSLSPGDKLPSERELSEQLMAGRSSVREALRAMELLGLIETRQGEGTFLREYKPYQTVELLSTFILRESNAKEELLQVKEMLELNGTKEAMAHLQKEDVIELRRIIEMSQDELRHFRFFFKIFQTINNHLLLKIWQLIEDFSRTSSKVIFQKEVYYRLLDGIERRQMEQVNETMKQAYKQRLT from the coding sequence GTGTTCGCAAATGAGAAAAGAAAAGTATATCAAGATGTACTCGAACAAATTCGTCAATATATAGATAAGTATTCCCTTTCTCCTGGTGATAAACTTCCTTCCGAAAGGGAGCTTTCAGAACAGCTGATGGCAGGACGTTCTTCTGTTCGAGAAGCCTTGCGAGCAATGGAGTTATTAGGTTTAATCGAAACGAGGCAAGGAGAAGGGACGTTTTTGCGGGAATATAAGCCTTATCAAACAGTTGAGTTACTTTCTACATTTATTTTACGTGAATCAAACGCTAAAGAAGAACTATTACAAGTAAAAGAAATGCTAGAGCTGAATGGTACAAAAGAAGCAATGGCCCATTTACAAAAAGAAGATGTCATCGAGTTACGACGAATTATTGAAATGAGTCAAGATGAACTAAGACATTTTCGTTTCTTTTTTAAAATTTTTCAAACGATTAATAATCATTTATTATTGAAAATATGGCAACTAATTGAAGACTTTTCCCGAACGTCTTCCAAAGTTATTTTTCAAAAGGAAGTATACTACCGTTTGCTTGACGGAATTGAGCGTCGACAAATGGAGCAAGTTAACGAAACAATGAAACAAGCATATAAACAAAGGTTAACTTAA
- the accD gene encoding acetyl-CoA carboxylase, carboxyltransferase subunit beta has translation MLKDIFSKKKKYATIPREEAKQDIPEGLMQKCPSCKKIFYRKELYNSLKVCPNCGYHHPMTAQERIDSLFDAESFTEWNENIVSENPLGFPGYLDKIKKDQEKTGLNEAVVTGKGTINGFATAFAVMDSRFRMGSMGSVVGEKIALAVEQARKEKLPFIIFTASGGARMQEGVLSLMQMTKTSMAIERHHKDGGLMISVMTHPTTGGVSASFASLGDYNLAEPGALIGFAGRRIIEQTIREKLPEDFQTAEFLLKHGQLDKVVERQDMKSTLTTLLDLHQPGGDE, from the coding sequence TTGCTTAAGGATATATTTAGCAAAAAGAAAAAATATGCTACCATCCCTCGTGAGGAAGCAAAACAAGATATTCCCGAAGGACTAATGCAAAAGTGCCCATCTTGTAAAAAGATTTTTTATCGCAAAGAGTTATATAACTCTTTAAAAGTGTGCCCAAACTGTGGGTATCATCACCCAATGACTGCTCAAGAGCGTATAGACAGTTTGTTTGATGCAGAATCCTTTACAGAATGGAACGAAAATATTGTTTCGGAAAACCCACTAGGATTTCCGGGATATTTGGATAAGATTAAGAAAGACCAAGAGAAGACTGGATTAAATGAAGCAGTCGTTACCGGGAAAGGGACGATTAACGGCTTCGCAACGGCGTTTGCTGTAATGGACTCAAGGTTTCGAATGGGAAGCATGGGCTCAGTAGTTGGCGAAAAAATTGCGTTAGCTGTTGAACAAGCGAGAAAAGAAAAGTTACCATTTATTATCTTCACCGCTTCAGGTGGTGCCCGTATGCAAGAAGGGGTTTTAAGCTTAATGCAAATGACGAAAACCTCTATGGCGATTGAAAGGCATCACAAAGACGGTGGATTAATGATTTCTGTTATGACTCATCCAACAACAGGCGGAGTTTCTGCCAGCTTTGCATCCCTCGGTGATTATAATTTGGCTGAGCCAGGTGCTTTAATTGGATTCGCTGGCCGAAGAATTATCGAACAGACAATCCGTGAAAAACTGCCTGAAGATTTTCAAACGGCCGAGTTTTTACTGAAACATGGACAATTAGATAAAGTAGTCGAGCGACAAGATATGAAATCAACATTAACAACTTTATTGGACCTTCATCAACCTGGAGGTGATGAATAA
- the accA gene encoding acetyl-CoA carboxylase carboxyl transferase subunit alpha — protein MKEQVLEFEKPVVELKNKIAELRKFTSDSSIDLTEEIEKLEVRLEKLEAEVYGNMQPWDRVQMARHSKRPTTLDYIHALFTDFIEVHGDRLYGDDEAIVSGIAKYKGQPITVIGHQRGKDTKENLRRNFGMPHPEGYRKALRLMKQAEKFNRPVVCFIDTKGAYPGKAAEERGQSEAIARNLKEMAGLTVPIICIVIGEGGSGGALALGVGDHIHMLENSTYSVISPEGAAALLWKDSNLAQKAAETMKITSYDLKELNIIDEIIPEVKGGAHRDIEQQANNIDEVLNNSIETLSKFTTEELLEQRWEKYNHMGAFSVLPE, from the coding sequence ATGAAAGAACAAGTGTTAGAGTTCGAAAAACCAGTGGTTGAACTGAAAAATAAAATTGCAGAATTACGAAAGTTTACGAGCGATAGTTCTATCGATTTAACAGAAGAAATTGAAAAATTAGAAGTACGCTTAGAAAAGTTAGAAGCAGAAGTGTATGGAAACATGCAGCCATGGGATCGTGTGCAAATGGCGAGACATTCTAAGCGTCCTACTACGTTAGACTATATACATGCCTTGTTTACAGATTTTATAGAAGTTCACGGCGACCGTTTATATGGTGACGATGAAGCAATCGTTTCGGGTATAGCGAAATATAAAGGACAACCTATTACTGTCATTGGTCATCAACGTGGGAAAGATACGAAAGAAAATTTACGCCGTAACTTTGGAATGCCTCATCCGGAAGGATATCGAAAAGCACTTCGACTCATGAAACAGGCGGAGAAATTTAATCGACCAGTTGTATGCTTTATTGATACAAAAGGTGCTTATCCAGGAAAAGCAGCAGAAGAACGAGGTCAAAGTGAGGCTATTGCTCGCAATTTAAAAGAGATGGCAGGTTTAACTGTACCAATTATTTGTATCGTTATTGGAGAAGGTGGAAGTGGTGGAGCATTAGCTTTAGGTGTTGGTGACCACATTCATATGCTAGAAAACTCTACCTACTCTGTAATTTCACCAGAGGGTGCAGCCGCCCTCCTTTGGAAGGACTCCAATCTAGCACAAAAGGCAGCAGAGACAATGAAGATTACATCTTATGATTTGAAAGAGCTTAATATTATCGATGAAATTATACCTGAAGTTAAAGGTGGAGCACATCGTGATATTGAACAACAAGCTAATAATATAGATGAGGTACTAAACAACTCAATCGAAACATTGTCAAAGTTCACTACGGAAGAATTATTAGAGCAACGCTGGGAAAAATATAACCACATGGGAGCGTTTTCAGTACTTCCTGAATAA
- a CDS encoding NAD(P)-dependent malic enzyme, which yields MSNLREEALHVHRVNKGKLETHSKVPVKNARDLSLAYSPGVAEPCKEIYDRRDDVYEYTMKGNMVAVVSDGSAVLGLGNIGPEAALPVMEGKAALFKSFAGVDAFPICLNTRNIDEIVNTVKLMEPTFGGVNLEDIAAPNCFIIEERLKKETNIPIFHDDQHGTAIVTVAGLINALKLVNKSFSDIRVVANGAGAAGIAIIKLLYSLGVRDMIMCDSKGAIYEGRTFGMNDVKDEIAKITNKAKLEGSLEEVMEEADVFVGVSVGGLLSKEMIEKMNRDPIIFAMANPDPEIMPEDAKEAGAKVIGTGRSDFPNQVNNVLAFPGIFRGALDVRATRINEKMKIAAAEAIASLVQEDELNEDYVIPAPFDARVAPAVAASVAKAAIESGVARHQVSPEEVADKTRRLALIDEE from the coding sequence GTGTCTAATTTAAGGGAAGAAGCTTTGCATGTACATAGGGTTAATAAAGGTAAACTTGAAACACATTCTAAGGTTCCTGTAAAAAATGCTCGCGATTTAAGTTTAGCATACTCTCCAGGAGTGGCAGAACCTTGTAAGGAAATCTATGATCGTCGTGATGATGTCTATGAATATACGATGAAAGGAAACATGGTTGCGGTTGTAAGTGATGGATCTGCTGTTTTAGGATTAGGAAATATAGGTCCAGAAGCTGCATTACCGGTCATGGAAGGAAAAGCAGCCTTGTTTAAAAGCTTTGCCGGAGTAGATGCTTTCCCTATTTGTTTAAATACACGTAACATTGATGAAATCGTAAACACAGTAAAATTAATGGAGCCAACTTTTGGTGGTGTGAATTTAGAGGATATTGCTGCACCGAACTGCTTCATTATTGAAGAACGTTTAAAGAAAGAAACAAACATCCCAATATTTCACGATGATCAACATGGTACAGCTATCGTGACAGTAGCAGGACTTATTAACGCGTTGAAACTCGTGAACAAGTCATTTTCTGATATCCGTGTTGTAGCGAATGGAGCAGGAGCTGCCGGGATTGCTATTATAAAACTTTTATATAGCCTAGGCGTACGTGATATGATTATGTGTGATTCAAAAGGTGCGATTTATGAAGGTCGTACATTTGGTATGAATGATGTGAAGGACGAAATTGCAAAAATTACGAACAAAGCTAAACTAGAAGGTTCCCTAGAGGAAGTCATGGAAGAAGCTGACGTATTCGTAGGTGTTTCTGTAGGTGGCCTACTTTCAAAAGAGATGATTGAAAAAATGAACCGTGACCCGATTATTTTTGCTATGGCGAATCCAGACCCTGAAATTATGCCAGAGGACGCAAAGGAAGCAGGAGCGAAAGTAATTGGGACAGGCCGGTCAGACTTCCCTAACCAAGTGAATAACGTACTAGCGTTTCCAGGAATTTTCCGTGGTGCTTTAGACGTTCGTGCTACTCGTATTAATGAAAAGATGAAAATTGCTGCAGCAGAAGCGATTGCCTCCCTCGTACAAGAGGATGAATTAAATGAGGACTATGTCATACCTGCACCATTTGATGCTCGTGTAGCACCGGCAGTAGCTGCAAGTGTTGCAAAAGCAGCCATTGAATCAGGAGTGGCAAGACATCAAGTTTCTCCTGAGGAAGTTGCAGACAAAACGAGACGTTTAGCTCTTATCGATGAGGAGTAA